The following proteins come from a genomic window of Acinetobacter sp. SAAs474:
- a CDS encoding methionine synthase: MAILLPTSTAGSLPKPSWLAEPEKLWSPWKLQDQELRDAKLDALRLSLHEQQQAGIDIVSDGEQTRQHFVTTFIEHLDGVDFSKRETVKIRDRYEASVPSVVGEVSRQKPVFIEDARFLRSLTDQPIKWALPGPMTMIDTLYDGHYKSREKLAWEFAKILNQEARELEAAGVDIIQFDEPAFNVFFDEVNDWGVATLERALEGLKCETAVHICYGYGIKANTDWKKTLGSEWRQYEEAFPKLQQSKLDIISLECHNSRVPMDLIELIRGKKVMVGAIDVASNSIETAEEVANTLRKALQFVDADKLYPSTNCGMAPLGREVARGKLNALSAGAEIIRQELSR, translated from the coding sequence ATGGCGATTTTATTACCGACCTCAACTGCTGGCAGCTTACCTAAACCATCGTGGTTGGCAGAACCTGAAAAGCTTTGGTCACCATGGAAATTACAGGATCAAGAATTACGTGATGCTAAGCTGGATGCTTTACGTTTATCATTACATGAGCAACAGCAAGCGGGTATTGATATTGTCAGTGATGGTGAACAAACACGTCAGCATTTTGTGACCACATTTATTGAGCATCTCGATGGTGTTGATTTTTCAAAACGTGAGACAGTAAAAATTCGTGATCGTTATGAAGCGAGTGTTCCTTCTGTGGTTGGTGAAGTGTCTCGTCAAAAACCAGTCTTTATTGAGGATGCACGGTTTTTACGTTCATTGACTGATCAACCGATAAAATGGGCATTACCGGGTCCAATGACCATGATTGATACCTTATATGATGGTCACTATAAAAGCCGTGAAAAATTAGCGTGGGAATTTGCTAAAATTCTAAATCAGGAAGCACGTGAATTAGAAGCTGCTGGTGTTGATATTATCCAATTTGATGAACCTGCATTTAATGTGTTTTTTGACGAAGTTAATGATTGGGGTGTAGCTACTTTAGAGCGTGCACTTGAAGGCTTAAAATGTGAAACTGCGGTTCATATCTGCTATGGTTATGGTATCAAGGCAAATACGGACTGGAAAAAGACCTTAGGTTCAGAATGGCGTCAATACGAAGAAGCTTTTCCAAAATTACAGCAATCTAAACTCGATATTATTTCACTTGAATGTCACAATTCACGAGTACCGATGGATTTGATTGAACTGATTCGCGGTAAAAAAGTCATGGTTGGCGCAATTGATGTGGCCAGTAATAGCATAGAAACAGCTGAAGAAGTTGCCAATACGTTACGTAAAGCACTTCAATTTGTCGATGCCGATAAACTTTATCCATCAACCAACTGTGGTATGGCACCATTGGGTCGTGAAGTTGCACGTGGTAAATTAAATGCCTTAAGTGCAGGTGCAGAAATTATTCGCCAAGAGTTATCTCGATAA
- a CDS encoding flavin reductase, which produces MVEAIDFKNAMSLLTSAVNVVTTMGESGRHGFTASAVCSVTDTPPTLLVCMNKSSRSHHSFVENKVLCVNVLSSQHQHLSNTFASSKLSSDTRFEQGEWTTLATGSPVLNNALVSFDCQIEHIQEVGTHTIFICPIIAIQKNKQDQALAYFNRAYHQIGEIETV; this is translated from the coding sequence ATGGTTGAAGCGATAGACTTTAAAAATGCAATGTCTTTATTAACAAGTGCAGTGAATGTTGTCACCACGATGGGAGAGTCTGGTCGTCATGGTTTTACTGCATCTGCAGTATGTAGTGTGACGGATACACCACCAACCTTACTGGTTTGTATGAATAAATCATCACGTTCTCATCACAGCTTTGTTGAAAATAAAGTGTTGTGTGTCAATGTTCTCAGTTCACAACATCAACATCTTTCTAATACATTTGCATCATCTAAACTCAGTTCTGATACCCGTTTTGAGCAAGGGGAATGGACGACTTTAGCAACGGGTTCTCCTGTACTTAATAATGCACTGGTGAGTTTCGACTGTCAGATTGAACATATTCAAGAGGTCGGCACACATACGATTTTTATTTGCCCGATTATTGCCATTCAAAAAAATAAACAAGATCAAGCATTGGCCTATTTTAATCGTGCTTATCATCAAATTGGTGAAATAGAAACGGTTTAA
- a CDS encoding sulfite exporter TauE/SafE family protein: MELIIFLAIGAFAGFAAGLFGVGGGTIIVPLLFIVFSQMGYNPTVVMHLALGTSLATIIVTSISSCMAHNKKGGVIWPVFKHLAPGMVLGCFFGAGIAGWLSGFYLQIIVGLFLIWVAYTMFAGANKTIDQGKSLPSTPAQMVAGTGIGFASAIFGIGGGSLTVPYLTRYGVVMQKAVGTSAACGLPIAIAGALGFIYFGMQQQVKIPNTLGYIHIYAFLGISIMSFFTAKLGAKVAHALSPSILKKCFAVLLIVTGCFFIFKSLA, encoded by the coding sequence GTGGAACTGATTATTTTTTTAGCCATTGGCGCGTTTGCAGGATTTGCAGCGGGATTATTTGGTGTGGGTGGAGGGACGATTATTGTACCTTTATTATTCATCGTCTTCAGTCAAATGGGCTATAATCCTACAGTGGTCATGCATTTAGCATTAGGTACATCGCTAGCCACAATTATTGTCACCTCAATAAGTTCATGTATGGCACATAATAAGAAAGGTGGCGTTATTTGGCCAGTCTTTAAGCATTTAGCACCGGGTATGGTGCTCGGATGCTTCTTTGGTGCAGGAATTGCCGGTTGGCTTTCGGGCTTTTATTTGCAAATTATTGTGGGTTTATTTTTAATTTGGGTTGCCTATACCATGTTTGCAGGTGCAAACAAGACCATCGATCAAGGAAAAAGCCTGCCATCAACACCTGCACAAATGGTTGCTGGTACTGGAATTGGTTTTGCTTCAGCGATTTTTGGTATCGGTGGTGGTAGTTTAACCGTGCCTTATCTGACACGTTATGGCGTTGTTATGCAAAAGGCAGTAGGTACTTCTGCCGCATGCGGTTTACCCATTGCGATTGCAGGTGCTTTGGGTTTTATTTATTTTGGAATGCAACAACAGGTTAAAATTCCAAATACGCTAGGATATATTCATATTTATGCTTTTTTAGGGATTAGCATTATGAGTTTTTTTACTGCAAAACTGGGTGCAAAAGTAGCGCATGCTTTATCGCCAAGTATACTTAAAAAGTGTTTTGCAGTTTTATTGATCGTAACGGGATGCTTCTTTATATTTAAGAGTTTGGCATAA
- a CDS encoding LysR family transcriptional regulator, which yields MIELRHLKTLVALREHGSLVAAASDLCLTPSALSHQLKELDQFLGTEVVYRRTRPVSFSNVGQRLLKLADEILPQVQIAHMDITRILHGQTGRIIFSSECHSCFDWLMPLLNLYRQQYPDVDLDFASGFEANPHELLQNGEFDLLITADPIALKGIEYFPIFEYESRLVLSNTHPLARVANITVQELAEETLITYPVDKHRLDIMSRLFIPANIQPKQIRTTDLTQMLIQLIASGRGIGALPDWVVNEYEQKGWVISRRLNCVAPQGLRRTLYAGYRREDQQKDYFDGFLKQLDRFSKKRHRYYD from the coding sequence ATGATTGAACTGCGACATTTAAAAACACTGGTAGCACTACGTGAACATGGTTCATTGGTCGCTGCTGCAAGTGATTTATGTTTAACCCCATCCGCATTATCGCATCAGCTTAAAGAGCTTGATCAATTTTTGGGAACGGAAGTGGTTTATCGTCGAACACGTCCAGTCAGTTTTTCTAATGTAGGACAGCGCCTGTTGAAATTGGCAGATGAGATTTTGCCACAAGTACAAATCGCACACATGGATATTACGCGAATTTTACATGGTCAAACAGGACGAATTATATTCTCTTCAGAATGTCATAGCTGCTTTGACTGGTTGATGCCTTTACTCAATCTTTATCGTCAACAGTATCCTGATGTAGATCTTGATTTTGCTTCAGGTTTTGAAGCAAATCCACATGAACTTTTACAAAATGGTGAATTTGATTTGCTGATTACTGCGGATCCAATTGCATTAAAAGGTATTGAGTACTTTCCGATTTTTGAATATGAGTCGCGTTTGGTACTTTCCAATACACATCCTTTAGCACGTGTAGCCAATATTACGGTACAAGAACTGGCAGAAGAAACCTTGATTACTTATCCTGTAGATAAGCATCGTTTAGATATTATGTCGCGTTTATTTATTCCAGCCAATATTCAACCCAAGCAAATTCGAACCACAGACTTAACACAAATGCTTATTCAACTGATTGCAAGTGGCAGGGGGATTGGTGCCTTACCCGATTGGGTGGTAAATGAATATGAGCAAAAAGGTTGGGTGATATCACGACGATTAAATTGTGTTGCTCCACAAGGTTTACGTCGAACACTTTATGCTGGTTATCGTCGTGAAGATCAACAAAAAGATTATTTTGATGGTTTTTTAAAACAATTAGATCGTTTTTCTAAAAAACGTCATCGTTATTACGACTAG
- a CDS encoding dienelactone hydrolase family protein, which translates to MAGQYIEVKTQTGKSFAAYLAIAEGGKGPGIVLCQEIFGVNAAMRAKADFLAEEGYTVIVPDLFWRTAAGIELDYTEQDFKKAFELYQNYDENLGVEDIQDTLNYLKTLASCDTAAGLGVVGYCLGGKVAYLAGCRIAEVACTVSYYGVGIEKALHELADVKGRMVLHIAELDKFTPPEARQQILNAAAQYNNIYAYVYEGVDHAFARPNSEHYHKPSARFAHERSITALHQTIGPVYDLVALWEEHIRHEFDTRDVPATMATMVAQPYVNHIPTLTGGVGYSQLARFYQYHFVHQNPQDMKITSISRTVGSTQVVDEFIMSFTHDREIDWLLPGVAATGKYVEIPMLGVIQFRGAKLCHEHIYWDQASVLVQIGLLNPEGLPVAGVETAQKLLDEDIPSNTLMPSWPSSEGKSV; encoded by the coding sequence ATGGCAGGTCAATATATTGAAGTAAAAACACAAACAGGGAAGTCATTTGCTGCGTATTTAGCGATTGCAGAAGGTGGTAAAGGACCGGGTATTGTATTGTGTCAGGAAATTTTTGGTGTCAATGCAGCAATGCGTGCCAAAGCAGATTTTCTAGCAGAAGAAGGTTATACGGTCATTGTTCCAGATTTGTTCTGGCGCACCGCAGCAGGTATTGAGCTGGATTATACCGAGCAAGATTTTAAAAAAGCTTTTGAGCTTTACCAAAATTACGATGAAAATCTAGGTGTTGAAGATATTCAAGATACTTTGAATTATCTAAAAACACTTGCAAGCTGTGATACTGCAGCTGGCTTAGGGGTAGTGGGATATTGTCTCGGTGGTAAAGTTGCTTACTTAGCAGGTTGTCGTATTGCAGAAGTGGCTTGTACAGTCAGTTATTACGGTGTCGGCATCGAAAAAGCTTTACATGAGCTTGCCGATGTTAAAGGCCGTATGGTTTTACATATTGCAGAATTAGATAAATTTACCCCGCCAGAAGCACGGCAACAGATTTTAAATGCTGCTGCACAATATAACAATATCTATGCCTATGTTTATGAAGGTGTAGATCATGCCTTTGCTCGTCCAAATAGCGAGCACTATCATAAGCCATCGGCACGATTTGCGCATGAACGAAGTATTACTGCATTGCATCAAACGATAGGCCCTGTTTATGACCTCGTTGCGCTTTGGGAAGAACACATTCGTCATGAATTTGATACGCGTGATGTGCCTGCGACGATGGCGACGATGGTAGCTCAACCTTATGTCAATCATATTCCAACACTTACAGGTGGTGTTGGTTATAGCCAGCTTGCGCGTTTCTATCAATATCATTTTGTGCATCAAAATCCTCAAGATATGAAAATCACTTCGATCTCACGTACTGTTGGTTCAACACAGGTAGTGGATGAGTTCATTATGAGCTTTACCCATGATCGTGAGATTGACTGGTTACTACCGGGTGTTGCTGCAACAGGAAAATATGTCGAAATTCCGATGTTAGGTGTAATTCAGTTTCGTGGTGCCAAATTGTGTCATGAGCATATTTATTGGGATCAAGCGTCTGTTCTGGTGCAAATTGGTTTGCTTAATCCTGAAGGTTTACCGGTTGCAGGGGTTGAAACTGCCCAAAAACTGTTAGATGAAGACATACCATCCAATACTTTAATGCCATCTTGGCCAAGCAGTGAAGGCAAGTCAGTTTAA